From Halodesulfovibrio sp., a single genomic window includes:
- a CDS encoding cytochrome ubiquinol oxidase subunit I, which translates to MDVVMLSRIQFAVTVFFHFIFVPLTLGLSVLLAIMETMYVRTGNEMYKRMVKFWGKLFIINFTLGVVTGITLEFQFGTNWSRYSEYVGDIFGSLLAIEASTSFFLESTFIAVWYFGWKKVSKKVHLMCIWLVALASNMSAFWIIMANAFMQNPLGYKMVDGKPQLNDFFAVITNPYGIGEFFHTVSSSWMVGGIFVLGISAWHIVRKNEMELFKSSFKIASVFFLIFSLTTAAAGHHQGQIAAKYQPAKLAAMESHWETGTNVPMYLLTWPNAENTGNAIQALPIPGALSILAYNNPNAEVIGLNDIPEEDRPPVMPTFISFRLMVGLGSFFPLLGIALFVWRKKIEEKTFVLKVLPWLIPLPYIAIMLGWTVTEVGRQPWIVYNLLRTSDAASPIEASMVVWSIVAFTVIYTFLGLLDIYLLRKYAMKGPK; encoded by the coding sequence ATGGACGTAGTAATGCTGTCCAGAATTCAGTTTGCAGTAACTGTTTTCTTCCACTTTATTTTCGTACCATTAACGCTTGGACTTTCTGTACTGCTCGCCATCATGGAAACTATGTATGTGCGTACTGGTAATGAAATGTACAAGCGCATGGTTAAATTCTGGGGTAAACTTTTTATCATCAACTTCACCCTCGGTGTTGTTACTGGTATTACTCTCGAATTTCAGTTCGGCACTAACTGGTCACGCTACTCAGAGTACGTAGGTGACATTTTCGGCTCCTTGCTTGCTATTGAAGCAAGTACCTCCTTCTTCCTTGAATCCACCTTTATTGCTGTGTGGTACTTTGGTTGGAAGAAAGTATCCAAAAAAGTTCATTTGATGTGTATCTGGCTAGTTGCACTAGCTTCCAACATGTCTGCGTTCTGGATTATCATGGCGAACGCGTTCATGCAGAATCCACTCGGCTACAAAATGGTTGATGGAAAACCGCAGCTTAACGACTTCTTCGCAGTTATTACAAACCCGTATGGAATCGGTGAATTTTTCCATACCGTTTCCTCATCATGGATGGTTGGCGGTATCTTCGTACTCGGCATTTCTGCTTGGCACATAGTACGTAAGAATGAAATGGAATTGTTCAAAAGCTCATTCAAAATTGCTTCTGTATTCTTCTTGATTTTCTCTCTTACTACAGCAGCAGCCGGTCACCATCAGGGACAGATCGCCGCAAAATACCAGCCTGCAAAACTTGCTGCTATGGAATCCCACTGGGAAACTGGTACAAACGTACCTATGTACCTTCTTACATGGCCTAACGCTGAGAACACAGGAAATGCTATTCAAGCCCTGCCTATTCCGGGTGCTCTGTCTATTCTCGCATACAACAATCCAAATGCAGAAGTTATAGGATTGAATGATATCCCAGAAGAAGATCGACCGCCTGTAATGCCTACATTCATAAGCTTCCGCCTGATGGTAGGACTTGGCTCTTTCTTCCCGCTTCTTGGTATCGCTTTGTTTGTATGGCGCAAGAAAATTGAAGAAAAAACATTCGTGCTTAAGGTTCTTCCTTGGCTTATCCCGCTTCCGTACATCGCAATTATGCTTGGATGGACAGTAACAGAAGTAGGGCGTCAGCCTTGGATTGTATATAACCTTCTCCGAACTTCAGATGCGGCTTCGCCGATTGAAGCCTCCATGGTTGTCTGGTCTATTGTTGCCTTTACTGTGATTTACACTTTCCTTGGTCTGCTGGATATCTACCTGCTAAGGAAGTACGCAATGAAAGGCCCTAAATAG
- a CDS encoding YqaA family protein, protein MTELFSPELGYPALFFLSFLAATVLPLGSEWLLVAMVAGSYEPASTVLVATAGNTLGACSTYAIGIWGGAYLIKRILRIDENSQKKAERFYSKWGQWSLLFAWLPVVGDPLCLVGGIARVRFSFFLLLVVIGKFFRYALLAWGTLQAV, encoded by the coding sequence ATGACAGAATTATTTTCGCCAGAGTTGGGGTATCCTGCCCTTTTCTTTCTCAGCTTTCTTGCTGCTACAGTTCTTCCGCTTGGTTCTGAGTGGTTACTTGTTGCTATGGTAGCCGGTTCGTATGAACCTGCGTCTACAGTGCTTGTCGCAACTGCCGGAAATACGCTAGGAGCGTGCTCGACATATGCTATCGGGATATGGGGCGGTGCGTATCTTATCAAACGTATCTTGCGGATTGATGAAAATTCACAAAAAAAAGCAGAACGCTTTTACTCGAAGTGGGGACAATGGTCGTTGCTGTTTGCATGGCTGCCTGTTGTCGGTGACCCGCTGTGCCTTGTTGGTGGCATTGCCCGCGTTCGCTTTTCCTTTTTTTTGCTGCTGGTCGTTATTGGAAAGTTCTTTCGCTATGCGTTACTTGCATGGGGCACACTACAGGCAGTGTAA
- the cydB gene encoding cytochrome d ubiquinol oxidase subunit II, translating to MTLELIWFLLWGVLWSVYFVLDGFDLGLGTIFPFFAKNEREKRVLYNTVAPFWDGNEVWLIAAGGITFAAFPKAYAIMFSALYAPLLIILFALIMRAASFEFRNKVDSDGWRRMWDVFQFLGNFIPALLFGVAFANIFQGIPFDADGVYYGSIIKLLNVYGIIGGVFFVINFAMHGAMWLSMKSEGEIHDRAILYAKRLWPVTVILAVAFLAATGIYTDLFANYQKNGVLLAVPAIGVTALLMVRIFLAGGRNHLAWISNAISIFFVIMFGVIGMFPKLLPSNLDPAASVTVYNGASSTLTLQIMLGVVVVIIPIVLLYQLWAVKLMLHVVDDEVLDSDESY from the coding sequence ATGACTCTTGAACTCATTTGGTTTTTATTGTGGGGAGTCCTCTGGAGTGTCTACTTTGTGTTAGACGGCTTCGATCTCGGGCTCGGTACTATCTTCCCGTTTTTTGCAAAGAATGAGCGCGAAAAGCGCGTTCTCTACAATACAGTAGCACCTTTCTGGGATGGCAACGAAGTATGGCTGATTGCAGCTGGCGGTATTACCTTTGCGGCATTCCCGAAAGCATACGCAATCATGTTCAGTGCATTGTACGCACCGCTTCTCATTATTCTGTTTGCACTCATCATGCGTGCGGCAAGCTTTGAATTCCGCAACAAAGTGGATTCTGACGGCTGGCGCAGAATGTGGGATGTATTCCAGTTCCTTGGTAACTTTATTCCAGCACTGCTTTTCGGTGTGGCATTTGCTAATATCTTTCAGGGAATCCCGTTTGATGCAGACGGCGTATACTACGGCAGCATCATCAAGTTGCTCAACGTCTATGGCATCATAGGTGGCGTGTTCTTTGTAATTAACTTTGCAATGCACGGTGCAATGTGGTTGTCTATGAAATCCGAAGGTGAGATTCATGACCGCGCTATTCTGTATGCAAAAAGACTCTGGCCAGTTACCGTAATTCTGGCAGTTGCTTTCCTCGCAGCTACCGGCATTTACACAGACTTGTTTGCTAATTACCAGAAGAACGGCGTATTGCTTGCAGTTCCTGCAATTGGTGTAACTGCTCTGCTCATGGTTAGAATCTTCCTCGCAGGCGGACGCAATCATCTTGCTTGGATCAGCAACGCTATCTCTATCTTCTTTGTCATCATGTTTGGTGTGATAGGCATGTTCCCAAAACTTTTGCCTTCCAACCTTGATCCGGCAGCATCAGTTACTGTGTACAACGGTGCTTCCAGTACTCTCACTCTGCAAATTATGCTTGGTGTGGTAGTGGTAATTATCCCGATTGTACTTCTCTACCAGCTGTGGGCTGTAAAGCTCATGCTGCACGTCGTAGACGACGAAGTGCTCGATTCTGACGAGTCCTACTAA
- a CDS encoding PEP/pyruvate-binding domain-containing protein: MALSDFCHRITAENKFTVYHDLMREKVKHILLVSSPYDAWVMEEDCNLSERLATEYRGLNLSSPPRLTWISTPEEIPAALEKRPAEMVILMSGLAEPELINLKQRIDAFVPDLPVVVLTHREVKESSRLKRKDLDHCFLWSGDAELLLAIVKLTEDKMNLAHDTLEAGIRNIILVEDSPSYISSFLPILYRALVQQAQSVIQEGLNQEHRLLVMRARPKILVAETYEEAMEYFRAYEQYVLGVISDVRYPRNGMVDPAAGVTLLSQIKNERKDIPLLLASSESVNKWYAQEIPCEFIDKNSPLLLAELHTFVSEHLGFGDFIFRNKDGMEIDRAHTMFQLKQKLNEVPDDIFLEHCLNNDFSRWFFARTETELACVMRPLTPEDFENSIEAMREFVIEQIHNRLQQRQRGIVVSFKENDFDPQTDFLKIGEGSIGGKARSLAFMFRLIGQNTWLKKKYPKINIIPPKVLSIATEGFDSFLRLNDLGYLADEDFKDEEVVDICLKAKLPDWLQHKLRIFLEKVHTPLAVRSSSLLEDAQYQAYAGLYSTVMLTNTHPDIEVRYAELATAVKKVYASTFFQSPKSFSRRVKLRTDEEKMGVIIQEVIGRRFDDYFYPAISGVAQSKNFYPFGRMKTDDGIASIAMGLGKTVMDGGQAFRFCPKCPYVQPQAANLQETLKNSQSTFYSLYMGDPELAPKAKEQEGALVQRRIYNAEPDGPISYLASSYLPQEGIIRDTASIPGSSKVLLFAQVIKHGLFPLPELLNDVLTMAEEAMGGPVELEFCVNMDMDGSNAEFALLQLRPMSSLSGSSVVTITEQERAAAFCASKHALGNAESNDVYEVLFIHPDDFDIARTMDIKQEILELNRTMLQENRKYILIGPGRWGTSDRWLGVPVIWSDISGVSAIVETFTENLRVEPSQGSHFFHCITTLGINYVMVTNSSEEFIHWEWLKTVPVYAKGEFVTHLRFESPITLKVDGRSADCVMLRPEGYAPDVPII; encoded by the coding sequence ATGGCACTTTCTGATTTCTGTCACCGGATTACGGCTGAAAATAAATTTACAGTGTACCACGATCTTATGCGTGAAAAAGTGAAGCATATCCTTCTCGTTTCTTCACCGTATGACGCTTGGGTTATGGAAGAAGACTGTAATCTTTCTGAACGCCTCGCCACTGAATACCGTGGATTGAATTTAAGCTCACCACCACGCCTCACATGGATTTCCACACCGGAAGAAATTCCTGCTGCGCTGGAAAAACGCCCTGCTGAAATGGTTATTCTTATGTCAGGGCTTGCAGAGCCGGAACTTATCAATTTGAAGCAACGCATTGATGCGTTTGTTCCTGATCTGCCTGTTGTTGTTTTAACGCACAGGGAAGTAAAAGAAAGCAGCAGGTTGAAGCGTAAAGACTTAGATCATTGTTTCTTATGGTCGGGCGATGCAGAGTTGTTGCTGGCGATTGTTAAGTTGACCGAAGACAAAATGAACCTCGCCCATGACACCCTTGAGGCAGGAATCCGCAATATTATTCTTGTAGAAGATTCCCCGAGTTATATTTCATCGTTTTTGCCGATTTTATATCGGGCACTGGTGCAACAGGCTCAATCCGTTATTCAAGAGGGACTTAATCAGGAGCACCGTTTGCTTGTAATGCGTGCACGCCCCAAAATATTGGTGGCAGAAACGTATGAAGAGGCTATGGAATACTTCCGCGCGTACGAGCAATACGTGCTCGGGGTAATCTCTGATGTGCGATACCCCCGAAACGGCATGGTAGACCCCGCAGCAGGTGTCACCCTGCTTTCGCAAATAAAAAATGAGCGGAAAGATATTCCATTATTGCTTGCGAGCAGCGAGTCTGTGAACAAGTGGTATGCACAAGAAATCCCATGTGAATTTATCGATAAGAATTCACCGCTATTGCTGGCTGAATTACATACGTTCGTCAGTGAACATCTGGGGTTCGGAGATTTTATATTTCGCAATAAAGACGGAATGGAAATAGACCGTGCCCACACCATGTTTCAACTAAAGCAGAAACTCAATGAAGTTCCGGATGATATTTTCCTTGAGCATTGCTTGAATAATGATTTTTCTCGCTGGTTCTTTGCGCGTACCGAAACAGAACTTGCTTGCGTTATGCGTCCTCTCACACCAGAAGATTTCGAAAACAGTATAGAAGCGATGCGTGAATTTGTTATTGAACAGATTCATAACAGACTTCAGCAACGGCAGCGGGGGATTGTTGTGTCATTTAAAGAAAATGATTTCGACCCTCAAACTGATTTTCTCAAGATCGGGGAAGGCTCTATTGGCGGTAAAGCGCGCAGTCTGGCGTTTATGTTCCGCTTAATCGGACAAAATACGTGGCTGAAGAAAAAATATCCTAAAATTAATATTATCCCACCGAAAGTGCTCAGCATTGCCACAGAAGGGTTTGACAGCTTCTTACGACTTAATGATTTGGGCTACCTTGCAGATGAAGACTTCAAAGACGAGGAAGTTGTTGACATCTGCTTGAAGGCAAAACTGCCTGACTGGCTTCAGCATAAGCTGCGTATCTTTCTTGAAAAGGTACATACGCCTCTTGCTGTACGTTCATCCAGTTTATTGGAAGACGCACAATATCAAGCCTATGCAGGGTTATATTCAACGGTGATGTTGACCAATACACATCCCGATATTGAGGTTCGGTATGCGGAGTTAGCTACGGCTGTAAAAAAAGTGTATGCATCTACTTTTTTCCAGTCTCCGAAGTCGTTTTCCCGAAGGGTGAAACTGCGCACCGATGAAGAAAAAATGGGAGTTATTATTCAAGAAGTTATCGGTAGACGCTTCGATGACTATTTTTATCCTGCAATCTCTGGTGTGGCACAGTCGAAGAACTTTTACCCATTCGGTAGAATGAAAACTGATGACGGCATAGCCTCTATTGCAATGGGGCTGGGGAAGACTGTTATGGATGGCGGGCAAGCCTTCAGATTTTGCCCTAAATGTCCGTATGTGCAACCGCAGGCAGCAAACCTTCAGGAAACGCTTAAGAACTCACAGAGTACCTTTTACAGTCTTTATATGGGCGACCCTGAGCTTGCTCCTAAGGCTAAAGAGCAAGAGGGCGCTCTTGTGCAGCGAAGAATTTACAATGCAGAGCCTGACGGTCCTATCTCGTACCTAGCAAGCAGTTACCTCCCGCAGGAGGGGATTATTCGGGATACTGCATCCATTCCGGGAAGTTCGAAAGTATTACTGTTTGCTCAAGTTATTAAGCATGGGCTGTTTCCGCTTCCTGAATTACTCAACGACGTGCTCACCATGGCAGAGGAAGCCATGGGTGGTCCTGTTGAGCTGGAATTTTGTGTAAATATGGATATGGACGGCTCCAATGCAGAGTTTGCGCTGTTGCAGCTGCGTCCGATGAGTTCGCTTTCCGGTTCTTCTGTTGTCACGATTACGGAACAGGAGCGGGCAGCAGCGTTCTGTGCATCAAAGCATGCCTTAGGGAATGCAGAAAGTAATGATGTGTATGAGGTGCTGTTCATCCATCCTGATGATTTTGACATCGCACGGACTATGGATATCAAACAGGAGATTTTAGAGCTCAACCGCACAATGCTTCAGGAAAACCGTAAATACATTCTGATAGGTCCCGGACGCTGGGGAACATCTGACCGTTGGCTTGGTGTGCCTGTTATTTGGAGCGATATATCGGGTGTGTCAGCTATTGTGGAGACATTTACTGAAAACTTGCGGGTTGAGCCGTCGCAAGGCTCGCATTTTTTTCATTGCATAACAACGTTAGGCATTAATTACGTGATGGTTACCAATTCCAGTGAAGAATTTATTCATTGGGAATGGCTCAAAACTGTGCCCGTGTATGCAAAAGGAGAATTTGTAACACATCTTCGTTTTGAATCTCCGATTACACTCAAGGTAGATGGTCGTTCCGCAGATTGCGTTATGTTACGCCCAGAAGGCTATGCGCCTGATGTACCGATTATCTAG
- a CDS encoding universal stress protein — translation MRTIKHILVAVDLMEDSSFVAVYAKLFAEKFGARITLVYATPPLSQYFGLYLPQDTIAKFHEDTETSATRELDEFAKKYFPDMDVVQRLANGLPQDVILGVAKEGHTDLIIMGTHTRKGMDRIMFGSVANSVVKQADIPVLTVRPD, via the coding sequence ATGCGGACAATAAAGCACATACTCGTAGCTGTTGATCTTATGGAAGACAGTTCTTTTGTGGCAGTGTATGCAAAGCTTTTTGCAGAAAAATTTGGTGCCAGAATAACACTGGTGTACGCCACTCCCCCTTTAAGCCAGTACTTTGGCTTGTACTTACCGCAGGATACCATTGCCAAGTTTCATGAAGACACTGAAACCAGTGCTACACGGGAACTTGATGAATTCGCTAAAAAATATTTCCCAGATATGGATGTTGTGCAGCGATTGGCAAATGGATTGCCACAGGATGTGATTCTCGGGGTCGCCAAAGAAGGGCATACTGATCTCATCATTATGGGTACACACACCCGTAAAGGCATGGATCGCATTATGTTTGGTTCCGTAGCCAACAGCGTTGTAAAGCAGGCAGATATTCCTGTTCTTACTGTCAGACCGGACTAG
- a CDS encoding universal stress protein → MRTLNNILVPVDVMEPSGFFIEYAKMMAEKFGSKITLLYARPPLDRFYDVYLTDDVVAKLKSDAKERALVELNEIAERQLQGIDVSIKIRRGQPQDMILEMTEKGDYDMVIMGTHCRRGVERVLFGSVASRVVRHSTLPVLTIHPDECKR, encoded by the coding sequence ATGCGTACTCTTAACAATATTCTTGTTCCTGTTGATGTTATGGAACCAAGCGGATTTTTTATTGAATATGCAAAAATGATGGCGGAGAAATTTGGATCAAAGATTACACTGCTGTATGCAAGACCGCCTCTAGACCGCTTTTATGATGTGTACCTTACTGATGACGTTGTAGCTAAACTGAAATCAGACGCTAAGGAACGTGCGCTCGTAGAACTCAATGAAATTGCCGAGCGTCAACTTCAAGGCATTGATGTCTCCATTAAAATTCGCCGTGGTCAGCCACAGGATATGATTCTCGAAATGACCGAAAAAGGTGACTATGACATGGTCATAATGGGAACACATTGCCGCCGTGGAGTAGAGCGCGTGTTATTCGGCTCTGTTGCCAGCAGGGTTGTGCGGCATTCAACATTGCCTGTTCTGACAATTCATCCTGACGAATGCAAACGCTAG